From the Hevea brasiliensis isolate MT/VB/25A 57/8 chromosome 15, ASM3005281v1, whole genome shotgun sequence genome, one window contains:
- the LOC110669404 gene encoding peroxidase 40, with product MAKRLAFCFVMLKVVIAFAETPSTLNETCIDDTGFVLQFNIYQESCPEAEAIIFSWVETAISQDPRMAASLLRLHFHDCFVNGCDASVLLDDTGNFVGEKTAPPNLNSLRGFEVIDGIKSELESVCPQTVSCADILAIVARDSVVLSGGPSWEVQMGRKDSLSASKSAAIDNIPAPNSTVATLVTSFQNVGLSLNDMVALSGAHTIGKARCTTFSSRFQRTANSNGPDINLDFIQSLQQLCSEPDSTSTLAHLDLVTPATFDNQYYLNLLSGEGLLPSDQTLVTDDDQTRQIVESYAEDPFLFYEDFKNSMLKMGSLRPLSGTSGEIRKNCRAVN from the exons ATGGCAAAGCGCTTAGCTTTCTGTTTTGTAATGCTTAAGGTTGTAATTGCATTTGCAGAGACACCATCCACCTTGAATGAAACATGCATAGATGATACTGGTTTTGTTCTGCAATTTAACATTTACCAAGAAAGCTGCCCAGAGGCAGAAGCTATCATCTTCTCTTGGGTTGAAACTGCAATCTCTCAAGACCCAAGAATGGCAGCTTCCCTACTTCGTCTTCATTTCCATGATTGCTTTGTTAAT GGCTGCGACGCTTCAGTGTTGCTAGATGATACTGGCAATTTTGTGGGTGAAAAAACTGCACCACCCAACTTGAATTCGTTGAGAGGATTTGAAGTGATCGATGGAATTAAATCCGAACTAGAATCTGTTTGTCCTCAAACTGTATCTTGTGCTGATATTCTTGCAATCGTTGCCAGAGATTCTGTTGTTCTG TCAGGTGGACCAAGTTGGGAAGTCCAGATGGGTAGGAAGGACAGCTTGAGCGCTAGCAAATCTGCAGCCATCGACAATATTCCTGCTCCAAATTCTACTGTGGCAACACTAGTGACCAGCTTTCAGAATGTTGGCCTCTCACTAAATGACATGGTTGCCCTCTCTG GTGCTCATACTATAGGAAAGGCTAGATGCACAACCTTCAGCTCTCGGTTTCAAAGGACAGCCAACTCCAATGGCCCTGATATTAATTTGGATTTCATTCAGTCACTGCAACAGCTGTGCTCGGAACCCGACAGCACCTCTACGCTAGCACACCTTGACTTGGTGACTCCAGCAACATTTGACAACCAGTACTACCTTAATCTTCTTTCGGGGGAGGGATTACTTCCATCCGACCAGACCCTTGTGACTGATGATGACCAAACACGCCAGATAGTCGAATCCTATGCGGAGGACCCATTCTTGTTCTATGaggatttcaagaattcaatgttAAAAATGGGAAGCCTGAGGCCACTGTCTGGGACATCTGGGGAGATTCGCAAGAACTGTAGGGCTGTCAATTAA
- the LOC110669403 gene encoding flowering time control protein FCA yields MDRHRGDRYGGTANNPTASYNQDSSHNRQPSRFSYTPADGADGTNTSSTYDHRSPNNYHGGGGSNHPLDSHPHHPSSAGGFGGVGGFGPRGGGAARSGRFWQMRGDGEFGSNYQAPLNPPQLLSGQKRGYPFAGRGSSPDRFDGGSFAKLFVGSVPRTATEEDIRPLFEQYGNVIEVALIKDKRTGQQQGCCFVKYATSEEADRAIRALHNQHTLPGGVGPIQVRYADGERERIGAVEFKLFVGSLNRQASEKEVEEIFSPYGHVEDVYLMRDELKQSRGCGFVKYSDREMALRAINALNGIYRMRGCDQPLTVRFADPKRPRPGDSRGGPVFGGPGCGPRFQAPWIRPAPNFGDRMGDRGPPNGWHPMSPQNVGPSSNAGVRGLGIQLLPSSSNLATHLNQGGPSDSAPPGHVVSSTTQQNDDVFSPLNFKQHLQQVPPVSQQISTLQKPLQSSQHLPPLQLHPQVTSYSQTETSHVGQLHAPLIAGQTPFTQAPPSQQYLGMSGQLSASQSQLQQGASTGTPLSAPLNINLQSHSVSAVTNQQQMPAPVQQQLLQPPQQSPSQLAQMLSQQTQTLQATFQSSQQVFSQLQQQLQMMQPSNQGLTLQQSSQPTKQQWPGIPPKAVASAPAADVPPSTSASGAPVVTQPVAPVKCNWTEHTSLEGFKYYYNSVTRESQWEKPEELTLFEQAPQQQQLQQKSPIQQPQVLPAQQVPQAQQLQLQAQFQTQFRHQQQLQQPSFPSLFAASGVRVQQDAQELGYTQLPAAANSVNDPASIQGVQAAPEWMWKNKAAGT; encoded by the exons ATGGATAGGCACAGGGGTGATCGCTACGGAGGCACCGCCAACAATCCCACCGCCTCCTATAACCAAGACTCTTCCCATAATCGTCAACCCTCTCGCTTCTCATATACTCCCGCCGATGGCGCCGATGGTACCAATACTTCCAGCACTTATGACCACCGGAGCCCTAACAACTATCATGGTGGTGGTGGCAGTAACCACCCTTTGGACAGTCATCCCCATCATCCTTCTTCTGCTGGCGGATTTGGAGGAGTAGGAGGATTTGGACCACGGGGTGGTGGTGCTGCCCGTAGTGGAAGATTTTGGCAAATGAGAGGAGATGGAGAGTTTGGGTCTAATTACCAGGCGCCACTGAATCCGCCTCAGCTTCTGTCGGGACAGAAACGAGGGTATCCTTTTGCTGGCCGCGGAAGTTCTCCCG atcgtTTTGATGGTGGTAGCTTTGCCAAGCTCTTTGTGGGATCTGTTCCAAGGACTGCTACTGAAGAAGAT ATTCGCCccttatttgaacaatatggaaatGTGATAGAGGTTGCCTTGATCAAAGATAAGAGAACAGGACAGCAACAAG GTTGTTGTTTTGTTAAATATGCAACTTCTGAAGAAGCTGATAGGGCCATTAGAGCTTTGCACAATCAACATACTCTGCCTGGA GGAGTAGGTCCTATTCAAGTAAGATATGCTGATGGGGAGCGAGAACGCATTG GTGCAGTTGAGTTCAAATTGTTTGTTGGGTCACTGAACAGACAGGCTTCAGAAAAGGAAGTTGAGGAA ATTTTTTCACCATATGGCCATGTTGAAGATGTCTATCTCATGCGTGATGAATTGAAGCAAAGCCGCG GATGTGGATTTGTTAAATACTCTGATAGAGAAATGGCGCTGAGAGCTATAAATGCTCTTAATGGTATCTACAGAATGAGA GGTTGTGATCAACCATTGACTGTTCGGTTTGCTGATCCTAAAAGGCCCAGGCCTGGAGATTCAAG AGGTGGTCCTGTGTTTGGAGGTCCAGGCTGTGGCCCTCGATTTCAAGCTCCATGGATCAg ACCTGCGCCCAATTTTGGTGACCGAATGGGTGATCGAGGTCCACCTAATGGTTGGCATCCAATGAGTCCTCAAAATGTGGGGCCTTCCTCCAATGCAGGTGTCCGTGGTTTGGGGATTCAGCTGCTTCCTAGTTCTAGTAACCTAGCAACGCATTTAAATCAG GGTGGTCCTTCTGACAGTGCTCCCCCAGGACATGTTGTTTCTTCTACTACACAACAG AATGATGATGTTTTTTCTCCCCTGAATTTTAAGCAGCATTTACAGCAAGTTCCACCAGTCAGCCAGCAAATCTCTACACTACAGAAACCCCTCCAATCTTCCCAGCATTTGCCTCCTCTTCAATTACATCCTCAAGTTACATCTTATTCACAGACAGAGACTTCCCATGTTGGTCAATTACATGCTCCACTTATTGCTGGTCAAACTCCATTCACTCAAGCACCTCCATCACAGCAGTATCTTGGTATGAGTGGACAGTTGTCTGCTTCTCAATCTCAGCTCCAGCAGGGTGCCTCAACTGGTACACCATTATCAGCGCCTTTGAATATCAACCTACAATCTCATTCTGTGTCTGCTGTGACAAATCAACAACAGATGCCTGCTCCTGTCCAGCAGCAACTGCTCCAGCCTCCTCAGCAGTCCCCCTCTCAATTAGCTCAGATGCTGTCGCAACAGACACAAACTTTGCAAGCAACCTTTCAGTCATCTCAGCAGGTGTTCTCACAGCTTCAACAACAATTGCAGATGATGCAACCATCAAATCAAGGTCTAACATTGCAGCAGAGTTCTCAGCCTACTAAACAGCAG TGGCCTGGGATTCCACCAAAAGCAGTTGCTAGTGCACCGGCTGCAGATGTGCCTCCATCTACTTCTGCTTCTGGTGCACCTGTAGTAACTCAGCCAGTGGCTCCTGTAAAATGTAATTGGACAGAGCATACCTCTCTTGAGGGTTTCAAGTACTATTACAACAGTGTAACTCGAGAAAGCCAG TGGGAGAAACCGGAGGAGTTGACATTATTTGAACAAGCACCACAGCAGCAGCAATTGCAACAAAAATCTCCAATTCAACAGCCTCAAGTTCTGCCCGCTCAGCAAGTGCCACAAGCACAACAATTACAACTACAAGCTCAGTTCCAAACACAGTTTCGCCACCAACAGCAGTTGCAACAGCCTTCCTTTCCTTCATTG TTTGCTGCTTCGGGAGTTAGAGTTCAACAAGATGCTCAG GAACTTGGTTATACACAATTACCTGCTGCAGCTAATTCAGTTAATGACCCAGCAAGCATTCAGG GGGTTCAGGCTGCTCCGGAGTGGATGTGGAAGAATAAGGCAGCAG GAACTTGA